The Pongo pygmaeus isolate AG05252 chromosome 11, NHGRI_mPonPyg2-v2.0_pri, whole genome shotgun sequence genome includes a region encoding these proteins:
- the B3GALT1 gene encoding beta-1,3-galactosyltransferase 1: MASKVSCLYVLTVVCWASALWYLSITRPTSSYTGSKPFSHLTVARKNFTFGNIRTRPINPHSFEFLINEPNKCEKNIPFLVILISTTHKEFDARQAIRETWGDENNFKGIKIATLFLLGKNADPVLNQMVEQESQIFHDIIVEDFIDSYHNLTLKTLMGMRWVATFCSKAKYVMKTDSDIFVNMDNLIYKLLKPSTKPRRRYFTGYVINGGPIRDVRSKWYMPRDLYPDSNYPPFCSGTGYIFSADVAELIYKTSLHTRLLHLEDVYVGLCLRKLGIHPFQNSGFNHWKMAYSLCRYRRVITVHQISPEEMHRIWNDMSSKKHLRC; encoded by the coding sequence ATGGCTTCAAAGGTCTCCTGTTTGTATGTTTTGACAGTTGTGTGCTGGGCCAGCGCTCTCTGGTACTTGAGTATAACTCGTCCTACTTCTTCTTACACTGGCTCCAAACCATTCAGCCACCTAACAGTTGCCAGGAAAAACTTCACCTTTGGCAACATAAGAACTCGACCTATCAACCCacattcttttgaatttcttaTCAACGAGCCCAATAAATGTGAgaaaaacattccttttcttgttATCCTCATCAGCACCACTCACAAGGAATTCGATGCCCGTCAGGCAATCAGAGAGACGTGGGGGGATGAGAACAACTTTAAGGGGATCAAAATAGccaccctcttcctcctgggcAAGAATGCTGATCCTGTTCTCAATCAGATGGTGGAGCAAGAGAGCCAAATCTTCCATGATATCATCGTGGAGGACTTTATTGACTCCTACCATAACCTTACCCTCAAAACATTAATGGGGATGAGATGGGTGGCCACTTTTTGTTCAAAAGCCAAGTATGTCATGAAAACAGACAGCGACATTTTTGTAAACATGGACaatcttatttataaattactgaaaCCCTCCACCAAGCCACGAAGAAGGTATTTTACTGGATATGTCATTAATGGAGGACCGATTCGGGACGTCCGCAGTAAGTGGTATATGCCCAGGGATTTGTACCCAGACAGTAACTACCCACCTTTCTGTTCGGGGACTGGCTACATCTTTTCAGCCGATGTGGCTGAACTCATTTACAAGACCTCACTCCACACAAGACTGCTTCACCTTGAAGACGTATATGTGGGACTGTGTCTTCGAAAGCTGGGCATACATCCTTTCCAGAACAGTGGCTTCAATCACTGGAAAATGGCCTACAGTTTGTGTAGGTATCGCCGAGTTATCACCGTGCATCAGATCTCTCCAGAAGAAATGCACAGAATCTGGAATGACATGTCAAGCAAGAAACATCTCAGATGTTAG